One Erinaceus europaeus unplaced genomic scaffold, mEriEur2.1 scaffold_1133, whole genome shotgun sequence DNA window includes the following coding sequences:
- the LOC103125103 gene encoding mas-related G-protein coupled receptor member X1-like yields MNATGSPAPEVAGGGRGNGSHSADPEQGRFEDAYTDFVLLVVDVVSLLGLLGNGAVVWLLGFRVQRTPFSVYILNLACADFLFLLGSFSGGIIRVMARSSEKVGHLVYSVQLSSFLVGLCLLMAVSSERCVSVLCPLWYRCRRPAHLSSLVCGLTWALGAGSLVACLLCWISATFPCDPMFVAWGVTSVLTCLVLCASSLTLLLRVRCGSGRRRPGRLYLTIALSVLAFLLLGLPYGMWVIADGLLKVCSHSPALWLTLYLLQVLNSVANPLIYFFVGRRGQLRGRRPLREVLHRALAGEEEEEGGGGQGGGPRPPEPSWRQS; encoded by the coding sequence ATGAACGCCACGGGCTCCCCCGCCCCAGAGGTCGCAGGAGGTGGCCGGGGGAACGGCAGCCACAGCGCAGACCCGGAGCAGGGCCGCTTTGAGGATGCGTACACAGATTTTGTTCTGTTGGTGGTCGATGTCGTCAGCCTCCTGGGCCTGCTGGGGAACGGGGCCGTCGTCTGGCTGCTGGGCTTCCGCGTGCAGAGGACCCCCTTCTCCGTCTACATCCTCAACCTGGCCTGTGCtgacttcctcttcctcctgggCAGCTTTTCAGGGGGCATAATCAGAGTGATGGCCCGCTCCTCGGAGAAGGTCGGCCATCTGGTCTACTCCGTGCAACTGTCCTCCTTCCTGGTGGGCCTCTGCCTGCTGATGGCCGTCAGCTCTGAGCGCTGCGTCTCCGTGCTCTGCCCCCTGTGGTACCGGTGCCGCCGGCCGGCCCACCTGTCCTCCCTCGTGTGCGGCCTCACCTGGGCCCTGGGCGCGGGCTCCCTGGTGGCCTGCCTTCTGTGCTGGATCTCCGCCACCTTCCCGTGCGATCCGATGTTCGTCGCCTGGGGAGTGACGTCCGTCCTCACCTGCCTGGTGCTCTGCGCGTCCAGCCTGACCCTGCTCCTCCGGGTCCGCTGCGGCTCCGGGCGGCGGCGGCCCGGCAGGCTGTACCTGACCATCGCGCTCAGCGTGCTGGCCTTCCTGCTGCTGGGGCTGCCCTATGGCATGTGGGTCATCGCCGACGGGCTCCTCAAGGTCTGTTCTCACAGCCCCGCTCTGTGGCTCACCCTCTATCTCCTCCAGGTCCTCAACAGCGTGGCGAACCCCCTCATCTACTTCTTTGTGGGGAGGCGCGGGCAGCTCAGGGGCCGGAGACCCCTCCGTGAAGTCCTGCACAGAGCGCTGGCGggcgaggaggaagaggaggggggaggcggGCAGGGCGGGGGTCCCCGTCCCCCCGAGCCCTCCTGgcggcagagctga